DNA sequence from the Sediminibacillus dalangtanensis genome:
AATGGATTTTACTTTCGTTTGCCCGACAGAAATCACTGCGGTTTCTGACCGTTTCGACGAATTTGAAGATTTGGATGCAGAAGTTATCGGTGTTTCCACTGATACTATCCATACGCATTTAGCTTGGATCAATACCCCAAGAGAGGATAACGGTCTTGGTGACCTGGAGTACGCGTTAGCTGCCGATACCAATCATCAGGTTGCCCGTGAATACGGAGTACTGATTGAAGAAGAAGGGGTAGCGCTTCGCGGTTTATTCATTATCAGCCCAGAAGGGGAGCTTCAGTATCAAGTAGTTAACCACAATAACATCGGCCGTGACGTCGATGAAACACTACGTGTTCTGCAGGCATTGCAAACTGGCGGTCTTTGCCCGGCGAACTGGAAACCAGGTCAAGAAACATTGTAATTCGGTTCCGTGAAGACTTAAACGGGTCTAACACATTGTGTTAGACCTTTTTCACGACATAATCGCTTTGGTTGAAGAAGGAGGAAAAGGGAATGAAACTAAGAACACCAATGCCTGAATTGGAAGGCGCTACCGAATGGCTTAACGGAGAAGTAACGAAAGAAGACTTGGTTGGAGGAAAGCCGACTTTAATCCATTTTTGGTCTGTAAGCTGTGGTCTATGTAAAGAAGCTATGCCGAATGTAAATGAGTTTCGCGATGAATACAAGGATGATTTAAATGTCGTAGCTGTTCACATGCCACGCTCCGAAAAAGATTTAGATCTGGAACAGATAAAAGAAGTGGCTGAAGAACACGGCATTTCCCAACCAATATTTGTTGATAACAAACATGCCTTGACAGATGCATTTGAAAATCAATACGTCCCTGCATACTATGTATTCGATGCAGAAGGAAACCTTCGGCATTTTCAAGCCGGCGGTGGCGGTATGAAAATGCTGCGTAAGCGCGTCAATCGTGTTTTAGGGCAAAACGAGAAATAAATAAGAACTAACAGCAGGAGGATGGGAGCGGTAGCGCTAATTCTCCTGCTTTTTTCTTGTTGTACAGGAAATGATAAATTTAACTGTCTGTGTATAATTATTGGCTGAAACAGCCACGTCCAGCTCCAGCGCCTCACCCTCTGTGTGGCAAAAAGCGCCACGCCGAGGCTGTTCTTAAGCTTGTACTCCTTTAAACAGGCGCTTGCGCTTTTGTCCTCTTGTTTTCCACGCTTAAGGAATGCTGATACGGTGTTTGGTAATAACTTTGCTTCCCTTCAGATTCTCCTCGTATCCTCCCTCCTTATTAAAATCCTGTGTCTAAATAATATACATTCTTCTAGGCCAACTCACGTGGAAAAAACATTAGTCCTTCTTATGGATAAAGCGAAAAAGGCATGAAAGGCATGAACGCAAGGTTAGGATAACCATGGTACTTTTCCAAGGAATCCTCCTTCTTCTGCAACTCTAATCGATTTAGGAGTACACCATTTCTTTTAGCTCTAACAGAGTTACCGTTTATATGTACGATTAAGAAACCGTGACAAAATGTCCCTTATTCTTTGAGGAGAGTAGAAGCATTCCGGTAATTCGCAGCCGATTAAAAATTTTAAAAAAATTGAGTCAAATGGGTGGAAAAATATTTCGTTACCCGATATATTTATACATACGTGAAAAAATCATCAGGAGGAGGGATATTCTTGGACACTTTTAAAAAGTTAAAAAACTATTACTGGCCATTTAAAAAATTGTTTTTTGCATCCCTGTTTTTCGTTATGCTGGTTACAGCAATAACAGTCATTTACCCAGTGGTCCTGCAGTTGACCATCGACAATGTCGTATTGAAGGGCCAGTACTCATGGATTCCGTATTTGTCAGTAGGATTTATACTCATCATGGCCGTGAAAGGAGTCGCAAACTTTTCCCAGCAGTATTTAGGAGAATTGTTTGGTGTTAAATCCGTGTACACATTAAGGGATAGTTTATACCAAAAACTGCAAAGGCTTTCGTTTACTTATTATGACAACGCTAGAACAGGGGATTTGATGTCACGTCTGACAATGGATGTGGAAGGATTCAAATTTTTCCTTGCTGCAGGATGTAAGGAATTGATCAAAGTCGTCTTGTTGATGCTTTTGAGTCTGAGTGTCATGTTTTACTATTCCGTTCCTTTGGCTCTAGTAACCATGGCTGCCATGCCGTTTTTAGCAGTTGTTGTCTATAAGTTTGATCGGCGTGTTCATCCTTCATTCCGGAAAATCAGAAAATCGATGGGAAGGCTCAATACGAGGATTCAGGAAAATGTCAGCGGAATGAATACAGTAAAGTCGCTTTCGAAAGAAGATTTTGAAATCTACCGTTTTACCGATAAGAATGACAACTACAAAGATAATTATATTGCTACCTCGCATATTTGGGCCCGTTACTTCCCGCTCATGGAATTCATCGGCAATATCTGTATGGTCGCCTTGCTTGCTTACGGTGGTTATTTGGTTATTAACGGGAATCTAAGTATTGGTGCCCTCGTGGCTTTCTTCAGCCTTGTCAATTATATACTTGGACCTTTGATGCAGCTTGGATTTATCGTTAATATGTTCTCGCAGGCAAAAGCATCAGGGGAACGGCTGCTGGAAATTCTGGAAGCTGAGGAGGACATCCAGAATGCAAAGAATCCGGCAGAAGTCCAGAGACTACAGGGGCATGTCACTTTTAACCATGTTACCCTTACATACTCGGAAGATGATGATTCTGCTTTAAAAAATATATCTTTCGACGCGCCCCCTGGAACGGTAGTTGGTTTAATCGGAGCGACAGGAGCAGGTAAAACGAGTATTACTCAATTGATTACCCGCTTCTATGAACCTGAAGCGGGTGAAGTACTGGTGGACGGAAGAAAAGTGGAGGAATACGATTTAAAATCATTACGCCGCAACATCGGTTTTGTATTGCAGGAGTCTTTTTTATTTTCCACTTCTATAAAAGAAAACATTGCATACGGTAACCCTAATGCCAGCATGGACGAAATTGTGGATGCAGCCAAGCGTGCCCAGGCGCATGATTTTATCATGGAAATGCCTGCTGGCTATGAAACCATGCTTGGCGAAAGAGGAATGGGACTTTCTGGAGGTCAGAAACAACGAATTGCAATTGCCAGGGCTATCTTAATTGATCCGAGCATTCTTGTTTTAGATGATGCCACATCAGCAGTCGACATGGAGACAGAGTTTAAAATTCAGAAGGCGTTGAAAGAAGTGATGAAAGATCGGACCACTTTTATCATAGCCCATCGAATTTCTTCTTTGAAACATGCAGACGAGGTGTTGGTCCTGGAAGATGGAGAAATTGTCGAACGCGGCAGACATGAAGAACTGTTGACGAATGGCGGACCATATCAGCGGATTTACGATATTCAGTATCAGGATAAACAAGAAATCATGAGTGCTGCAAAATAAAAGGGGGGGAATAGTATGGCAAAAACAATGGCTAATCAGCCCAAGCAAAGCAGGCACCTTAACCGATTTTATTATCCATTGGATCATGCAGTGGAGAAACCCTTTAACTGGAAACAAATGCTGCGACTGTTGAGATATGTAAAACCATACACCGGGAAGCTGGTTCCAGGCGCCATTATCGCCATGTTTATTTCCACGCTGATCAGAATGGCTGTGCCTGTTTTGATTACTAAAGTGGCGATTGATATAGCAATACAAAATAAAGACGTCGGTTTCCTGACGTATCTTGTCATTGGAATTTCAATATTGTATTTAATCAGTTATCTTGCGAATACATTTCGGATAAAATGGGTGAATATACTTGGACAGAATGTGATTTATGATTTACGAAGGAATCTCTTCTCCCATGTTCAGCATTTGTCCCATAACTTTTTCGATAAACGTTCTGCCGGTTCAATTCTTGTACGGATTTTGAATGATGTTAATTCCTTACAGGAATTATTTACGAATGGGATTATCAATTTGTTAATGGATGTAGTCATGCTTATCGGTATCGTAGTCATCCTGTTCGTGGTCAGTCCTCCGCTTGCATTGGCAGTCATGGTCGTATTACCGATCATGTTTTACATTTCCACAAAGCTGCGGCGTAACATACGACGTGCTTGGCAGGATGTCCGAATCCAGAAATCAAGGCTTAATTCCCATTTAAATGAAAGCATGCAGGGAATCCGGATCACCCAGTCTTTTTCGCAAGAGCAAGAAAACACCGAATTTTTTAATGGTGTGAACACAGATAATTATGAAAGTGAACGACTTGCTACGAGAAAGAGTGCTTACTTCGGACCTTTCGTAGAAATGAGCAACGCCATTGGAACAGTCATTCTCATCTCCTATGGATCACATTTATTATTGCTGGGAGAAGCCAACGGAGGCATTGAAATCGGTTCATTTGTTTTGTTTGCCTTTTTCCTTGGGATGTTTTGGGAGCCGATTTCACGTCTTGGACAGATTTATAATCAATTACTGGTTGCAATGGCTTCCTCAGAAAGGATCTTTGAATTTCTCGACGAACAACCGAACGTAGAAGAAAAGCCGGATGCGAAGACGATTGACAACATGGAAGGACATATTGAATTTGATAAAGTACAGTTTTCTTACGATGAAGACAGGATTGCATTACATGAGATCTCTCTTGAAATGAAACCTGGCCAGACTGTTGCACTGGTAGGGCATACAGGATCAGGGAAATCGACGATTGCAAACCTGATCAGTAGATTTTACGATCCCACCAAGGGTGCGGTGAAAATCGACGGGTTGGATTTGCGGGATTTAAAGCTCGATAGTCTGCGAAAAAATATCAGTGTCGTGCTTCAGGATACATTTATTTTTTCAGGTACAATCATGGAGAACATCCGATTCGGAAGGCCAGATGCTTCAGATGAAGAGGTGTATGAGGCTGCAAAAGTAGTCGGTGCGGATGAGTTCATCAGCCGGCTGGCCGATGGATATCAAACGGAGGTCGAAGAAAGAGGAAACATTTTATCAGCTGGTGAGCGACAATTATTGTCTTTTGCTCGGGCATTGTTGGCGGATCCGCGAATACTAATATTGGATGAAGCGACGGCAAGTATTGATACAGAAACAGAAATGAGGATTCAACAGGCTTTGCGCAAGCTGTTGAAGGGCCGTACGGCTATCATGATTGCACACCGTCTCTCCACGATAAGGGAAGCGGACCAGATTATCGTATTGCAGCACGGTAAAATTTTGGAAAAAGGCAACCATCAGGAACTGATGCAACAACGGGGAGAATACTTCGACCTGGTTAAATCACAATTTCAAATGTTGAATGCTCTCTAATACAAAAGCTGCCCACCGAACAAGTGGGCAGCTTTTGTATTATTGGCAAAGCGGCTGCATATAGTGGGAAAAGTCGTCTGGTTTCATATCCGCAAATGGTTCAGAAATGATACAGATGTGATTTTTCCGTTTACCCCTGTACTGTAAAGGAAAATAAAATTAGATAGGGTTATATCTGTTAGGAGTTATGGAGGAAACAGAAAGGGAGGATGCAGTTTGTTTGCTGATAGTGTAGCGATGAGCAGAGCGTTGACATCATTGACGCTGGGCTTTCACATTATATTTGCAACCATCGGGGTCGGTGTTCCATTGATGATTTCGATTGCTGAATTCATTGGAATAAAAAAAGGTGATGCGCATTACATCTTGCTTGCTAGAAGATGGACACGCGGTTTTGTCATAACCGTTGCAATCGGGGTGGTGACTGGTACTGCAATTGGGCTTCAGCTATCTTTATTATGGCCAAGCTTTATGCAAATTGCAGGAAATGTTATCAGCCTTCCGCTATTCATGGAAACTTTTGCCTTCTTTTTTGAAGCCATATTTCTCGGTGCATATTTGTATACGTGGGATCGTTTTAAAAACCCGTTTTATCATTGGATATTATCCATACCTGTAATCATTGGTTCTACCATGTCTGCGGTTTTTATCACGACGGTAAATGCGTTTATGAATGCGCCGCAAGGTTTTGAATTAAATGGACGAACCATTACGTCCATCGATCCAATTGCTGCTGTATTGAATCCGGCGACACCTGCCAAAGTTTTTCATGTGGTGACATCCGCTTATTTGGCATCTGCCGCTATATTGGCTGCCATTACTGCGTTTAACATATTGAAGAAAAAAACCAATCCGTACCATAAAAAAGCGTTGAAGCTTACGATGATATCCACTTTGGCTTTTGCACTCGCCACTGCTATTGCAGGTGACGTATCAGCAAAATATTTAGCAGAACACCAGCCAGAAAAACTTGCGACTTATGAATGGCATTTTGATACCGAAAGAGGTGCGGATTTAATACTGTTTGGCACACTGAATGAAGAAAACGAAGTGGAACATGCTATCCGGCTGCCGAACTTTTTAAGCTTTCTGTCTTTCGGCGATTTCAACAGTGAAGTGTCAGGACTGGAAGAATTCGATGAAGAATTGGTCCCTCCATTATGGATTCATTATTTATTTGACGGAATGGTGACACTTGGTATGTTTGCCCTTGGAATTTCCATGCTTTATTTGATTTCGCTTAGAATCCGACGTTGGAATGAAGAACACCCGCTGCTTTTATGGCTGATTATTATCAATGGTCCGCTAGCCATGCTTGCCATTGAATTTGGCTGGATTCTTGCTGAGGTGGGGCGCCAACCATGGATCTTGAGAGGTTATATGAAGGTGGCAGAAGCCGCGACGACTTCTCCGCATGTTGGCTGGATGTTTTTGTTGTTTTTAGGATTATATATCGTTTTGGGGGTCATCGGTGTACGGGTATTGAGAAAGCTATTTAAAAACAATCCGGTTGAATTAGAGCTTGAGCAGCGATTTCCCCACATTGCAAAAAAGGATGATGACCAATGAGTTATGAAATGATAGGAATTATCGTCCTGTGGCTGTTTCTTTATGGTTATTTGATTGTCGCTTCGGTTGATTTTGGTGCAGGATTCTTTGCGTACTATGCAAAGCTCACCAACAACGACCATATTATCAACCAGTTGATATCCAGATACCTTTCACCTGTCTGGGAAGTGACCAACGTTTTCTTTGTCTTTTTCTTTGTAGGCCTTGTCGGTTTTTTTCCTGATACCGCTTATTATTACGGCCAGACCTTGCTGATACCAGGTAGCATTGCTATTGTATTATTGGCTGTAAGAGGATCATTCTATGCCTTTGAGAATTATGGTTCGAAGAAAAGCAATATCTATATGTTTCTGTATGGCGCCACTGGACTTCTTATTCCTGCATCCTTGTCGACAGCGATGACTATTTCGGAAGGCGGTTTTATACAAGAAACGGAGGAAGGGGTGGTTTTGCTTACAAAGGATTTGATGACAAGTCCTTATTCTTGGAGTGTCGTGTTTTTGGCGATTGTTTCCGTGCTTTATATCAGTTCAGCATTTCTAAGTTTTTATGCAAACCGGGCGAATGACCGAAAAGCATTAGAACTTGTAAGGAAATATGCTTTGTTTTGGAGCTTCCCGACTATTATCGCTTCTTTGACTACCTTTATTGCGCTGAGCCAGCATAACATCGAACACTATCAAAATATGATTGATTTGTGGTGGGTGTTCGGGTTGTCGCTCGTTTGTTTTTCAGCTGCAATGTGGCTAATATACCGGGGTATTTATTATGGACTTGCATTTATATGCGTAATGCTCCAATTCTTTTTTGCCTTTTTTGGCTACGGAGCAGGGCACCTTCCATATTTGTTATATCCTTATGTCACTGTGGAGCAGGGGGCGACACATGAGGCGATGGGTATTGCCCTGGTGAGTGCGTTTATATTAGGGTTGCTGTTGCTGATTCCTTCTCTGTATATGCTGATGCGTATGTTTTTATTTGATGCAGATTATGTAAAAGGCAAAAAGTAGCTTCCCCTGCCTCTTCTTCAGAAAATATGGTAGAATGATGAAAGTATTGATTAGATATGGAGGAAGAGGCATGGGTAGAGAATTCGCAGTCATCGGACTAGGTCGCTTTGGAGGAAGTATATGTCGCGAACTTAGTAAAGAAGGAATGCATGTATTGGCGATTGATTTGGCTGAAGATAAAGTCAATGAGTTTAAAAATATTGCGTCGCATGCAGTTATTGCTGATACCACAGATGAAAAGGTGTTAAAAGAATTGGGAATCAGGAATTTTGATCACGTGATTGTCGCAATCGGTGATAATATTCAATCCAGTATTTTGACGACCTTGATGCTGAAGGAATTAGGGATTAGTAAAATAACGGTAAAAGCGCAAAACGATTACCATGAAAAAGTATTAAATAAGATTGGTGCAGACCATGTTGTCCATCCGGAAAGGGATATGGGGAAAAGGATAGCCCACAGTATGATTTCCAACAATATTCTGGACCACTTGGAACTTTCGGATGAATATAGCATAGCAGAAGTGAAGGCTGGCAGGAAGATGAGTGGGAAAACGTTGATTGATTTAGATATTCGTGCGAATTATGGCTGTAACGTAGTGGCCATTAAACAGGCTAAGGATATTAACGTATCCCCAATGCCGGACGAAGTTATTTCGCATGATGATGTATTGATTGTCATTGGAGCAGATAAAGATATAAGCAGGTTTGAAAAACACTTAGTTGTAGATGAAGACTAAACGGAAAAACGAGATAGGGTCAATAAGGGCCAAAGCAAAAACCAAACGGTTCGAATGGACTCGTTCGGTTTTTTGTTTTACCTATGAACTGTTAATGAACTTGACAAATAATAAGCGATAGTAGCTTTCTATCAAGAATGGTGGCAAGTACTACACCTAGGTCAGATATTCCGCTTTCTGAGGAAGTTTCGAGCTCTAAGAAAACTGGACACCAAAAACAAACGGAGACTGATTTCGGCTATTAAAACCGCTGATCAGTCTCCGTCTTCAAGTTAAACTTCCATAATGATTGGTAAGACCATAGGCTTCCGTTTCGTTTTCTCGTATAGGAAAGGGGCAATTGTATCGGTAATTTCATTTTTGATTTCCGACCATTGTGTTGTTCGTCTCTCCATCACTTTGTTCAAGTGGGATGAAACAAGTTTTTGGGCCTCTTTGATAAGATCTTCCGATTCCCTCATATACACGAAACCACGAGAAATAATGTCAGGACCTGAGGCGATTTTGAACTCTTTCATATTGATACTTACGACTACCATGACTAAGCCTTCTTCTGAAAGAATACGGCGGTCTCGAAGAACTATGTTTCCGATATCCCCGATACCACTGCCGTCAACATAGACGGATCCGGAAGGGATTTTGCCGGCTACCGCAGCATTGTCTTTGCCAAGCGCGAGTACATCGCCATTATCCATGACAAAACAATTACCTGGATCAATATCACAAGCGTTGGCCAGCTTTGTATGTTCTTTCAGCATTCTGTATTCTCCGTGTATCGCCATGAAATACTTAGGCCTGATAAGGCGTAGCATCAGCATTTGTTCCTGTTGGCTGCCGTGACCCGAAGTATGAATGTCATTTAGCGGTCCGTGGATGACATCCGCACCAG
Encoded proteins:
- a CDS encoding ABC transporter ATP-binding protein; translated protein: MAKTMANQPKQSRHLNRFYYPLDHAVEKPFNWKQMLRLLRYVKPYTGKLVPGAIIAMFISTLIRMAVPVLITKVAIDIAIQNKDVGFLTYLVIGISILYLISYLANTFRIKWVNILGQNVIYDLRRNLFSHVQHLSHNFFDKRSAGSILVRILNDVNSLQELFTNGIINLLMDVVMLIGIVVILFVVSPPLALAVMVVLPIMFYISTKLRRNIRRAWQDVRIQKSRLNSHLNESMQGIRITQSFSQEQENTEFFNGVNTDNYESERLATRKSAYFGPFVEMSNAIGTVILISYGSHLLLLGEANGGIEIGSFVLFAFFLGMFWEPISRLGQIYNQLLVAMASSERIFEFLDEQPNVEEKPDAKTIDNMEGHIEFDKVQFSYDEDRIALHEISLEMKPGQTVALVGHTGSGKSTIANLISRFYDPTKGAVKIDGLDLRDLKLDSLRKNISVVLQDTFIFSGTIMENIRFGRPDASDEEVYEAAKVVGADEFISRLADGYQTEVEERGNILSAGERQLLSFARALLADPRILILDEATASIDTETEMRIQQALRKLLKGRTAIMIAHRLSTIREADQIIVLQHGKILEKGNHQELMQQRGEYFDLVKSQFQMLNAL
- a CDS encoding TlpA family protein disulfide reductase; translated protein: MKLRTPMPELEGATEWLNGEVTKEDLVGGKPTLIHFWSVSCGLCKEAMPNVNEFRDEYKDDLNVVAVHMPRSEKDLDLEQIKEVAEEHGISQPIFVDNKHALTDAFENQYVPAYYVFDAEGNLRHFQAGGGGMKMLRKRVNRVLGQNEK
- a CDS encoding peroxiredoxin, producing MAERMVGKQAPRFEMDAVLSNKEFGKVSLEENMKNDKWTVLFFYPMDFTFVCPTEITAVSDRFDEFEDLDAEVIGVSTDTIHTHLAWINTPREDNGLGDLEYALAADTNHQVAREYGVLIEEEGVALRGLFIISPEGELQYQVVNHNNIGRDVDETLRVLQALQTGGLCPANWKPGQETL
- a CDS encoding cytochrome ubiquinol oxidase subunit I, which codes for MSRALTSLTLGFHIIFATIGVGVPLMISIAEFIGIKKGDAHYILLARRWTRGFVITVAIGVVTGTAIGLQLSLLWPSFMQIAGNVISLPLFMETFAFFFEAIFLGAYLYTWDRFKNPFYHWILSIPVIIGSTMSAVFITTVNAFMNAPQGFELNGRTITSIDPIAAVLNPATPAKVFHVVTSAYLASAAILAAITAFNILKKKTNPYHKKALKLTMISTLAFALATAIAGDVSAKYLAEHQPEKLATYEWHFDTERGADLILFGTLNEENEVEHAIRLPNFLSFLSFGDFNSEVSGLEEFDEELVPPLWIHYLFDGMVTLGMFALGISMLYLISLRIRRWNEEHPLLLWLIIINGPLAMLAIEFGWILAEVGRQPWILRGYMKVAEAATTSPHVGWMFLLFLGLYIVLGVIGVRVLRKLFKNNPVELELEQRFPHIAKKDDDQ
- a CDS encoding cytochrome d ubiquinol oxidase subunit II, with the protein product MSYEMIGIIVLWLFLYGYLIVASVDFGAGFFAYYAKLTNNDHIINQLISRYLSPVWEVTNVFFVFFFVGLVGFFPDTAYYYGQTLLIPGSIAIVLLAVRGSFYAFENYGSKKSNIYMFLYGATGLLIPASLSTAMTISEGGFIQETEEGVVLLTKDLMTSPYSWSVVFLAIVSVLYISSAFLSFYANRANDRKALELVRKYALFWSFPTIIASLTTFIALSQHNIEHYQNMIDLWWVFGLSLVCFSAAMWLIYRGIYYGLAFICVMLQFFFAFFGYGAGHLPYLLYPYVTVEQGATHEAMGIALVSAFILGLLLLIPSLYMLMRMFLFDADYVKGKK
- a CDS encoding ABC transporter ATP-binding protein: MDTFKKLKNYYWPFKKLFFASLFFVMLVTAITVIYPVVLQLTIDNVVLKGQYSWIPYLSVGFILIMAVKGVANFSQQYLGELFGVKSVYTLRDSLYQKLQRLSFTYYDNARTGDLMSRLTMDVEGFKFFLAAGCKELIKVVLLMLLSLSVMFYYSVPLALVTMAAMPFLAVVVYKFDRRVHPSFRKIRKSMGRLNTRIQENVSGMNTVKSLSKEDFEIYRFTDKNDNYKDNYIATSHIWARYFPLMEFIGNICMVALLAYGGYLVINGNLSIGALVAFFSLVNYILGPLMQLGFIVNMFSQAKASGERLLEILEAEEDIQNAKNPAEVQRLQGHVTFNHVTLTYSEDDDSALKNISFDAPPGTVVGLIGATGAGKTSITQLITRFYEPEAGEVLVDGRKVEEYDLKSLRRNIGFVLQESFLFSTSIKENIAYGNPNASMDEIVDAAKRAQAHDFIMEMPAGYETMLGERGMGLSGGQKQRIAIARAILIDPSILVLDDATSAVDMETEFKIQKALKEVMKDRTTFIIAHRISSLKHADEVLVLEDGEIVERGRHEELLTNGGPYQRIYDIQYQDKQEIMSAAK
- a CDS encoding potassium channel family protein, giving the protein MGREFAVIGLGRFGGSICRELSKEGMHVLAIDLAEDKVNEFKNIASHAVIADTTDEKVLKELGIRNFDHVIVAIGDNIQSSILTTLMLKELGISKITVKAQNDYHEKVLNKIGADHVVHPERDMGKRIAHSMISNNILDHLELSDEYSIAEVKAGRKMSGKTLIDLDIRANYGCNVVAIKQAKDINVSPMPDEVISHDDVLIVIGADKDISRFEKHLVVDED